gcacaaaacacaTCGAAAGTGTTGATCACACTCGATTAATCCTTCGGCGCACAAAGTCGCCCCAGATTCAGCCGGCGCTCGATCAACCATAGCCGAGAACAAGCCTCCACAAAGCGGGGGTGTTTATACGCTATGTTCCTACTAATATGTCTTAGAACGCTAGGTGCCTTAGAATGGTGGGAGGAAGGTGGACGTTGAGACGGCACTGATGGTGGCGTCGGTACGCAATATGAAACTCTCGCCTAGTGGTGGTCAAACAAGAGGAAAGCGAAACGATGCAGCATGGGGATGCCGATGAAACATGCGGAGCATGTCGGAAGTGAATCTAGGCCGAAAACCGTTGGTCAAATTTGACCGGTCGAACATTGTTCATTCGTCTGGCAGACGAGTGCGGGTGCATCGTAGCTGATCGTAGCTAGCACATTTCGATCTAGTCACTATAAAAGTTTGCGCAACCCCCAGTTGCTGTATCAGTTCCTTACCGTCGATCGTACCGCTTAAATCGTAGCTGTGTTGTTTTACTAAACCGTGTGAGTCGCTGAGCTAGTTCTAATTGCTTACAGCCGTATATTAAAGAGTTTCTTGGGGTagatttgcacaaaaaaacaccgaccTGAGAAAAATGTCCAGCGCAAAGGTGAGCATGACGCACGGCTATGAAATGCCTGGGTATCGTTAGTGACGTGATGTGCTATTTAACACGTGTTCCTATAGGTTATTCTGCTGATCGGTGTTGTGATGCTGTTTGGGCTTAGTGGGTCGGTAGCTCAGACTAGTTCTACGAAAGATGGCTCGGCGGCGAAGGACAACGTTACCGAAATGCCCACCGTTACGGAAAGTGAGCTTACTACGGAGCGGTTTAACGCCAGCCGTGTTCTAAACGCGATCCGATCAGAAATCGAACGTCGCCGTACCGAACGGCGGGAGCGAACTCTCCAAAGAACTCAAGAGCGACGGGAGCAGATCCTGCGAACGCTGGACAGCTTGAGCGAACGTCGTCGCGAATTCGAGCTGCGACGTCAGGAAGCTGTGCAAGATGCCGAAGCCCTCAAGGAGGCTCGTCGCCAGGATATGGAGGCACGACGAGTGGGAAGACTGCCCCAGCGTGAACGTGAGCGTGTCAACCGTGCTCGGCTGGACCAGCTGTCCGAACAGACCACACCGGAGGAGAACGAAATTGAAGACACCATCGAAGGGGTGGGAGGTAGTGAAGAAGGATCGGAAGTGGTGCAGCGGGTCCGTAACCTGTTACTAATCGAGGAAGCGGGCGGTAATTTGCGATTGATCGATTTAGACACCGAGGAAGGCCAACAGTATGTGTTGAACGGTGGTGTTAAACGTGGACAGAGTGGGGAGATTACTGAGATGGAACAGGAGGCCGAAAGTGACGAAGGTGACAAGCAGAAGGAGGGTGAAGATGAGGCGGGCAAGCTGAAACTCAAGACGGGTCAAATTTAGAAGAGAATAGCACGAGAAAACCCATCAGTGTTTGAATATTTAGATAAGTAGTTCCTGTTTCATCGTGTATCGTTCATCGTATATTTATCATTCGTTATGTTCCAAATgccattaaaataataatttttgaaataaaaatttagaaaacgaaagcatgAAGTAAATTTATAGTTTTTCAGTAATCAGTGCACAAATATTATCACACGTATTATTCTTATCGGGGTAGGAATCATACTTACAGGTTTTTTTGCTCAATgacagtttttaattttaggaaCAACATTCCGTAGAatcgaaaatatatttttagaaattatttaaataattgacgactataatatttgtttgatattttatcAGAAATGTGCACTAACCCTTAAGAATATCAGAGTGTTTCTACCCAGCTACATTCCAGCGTATGAAATAAGCAAATGTCAGATTGTATTTATAAAACTAAACTAATTTCTAAGAGCCTTTACAACCAACAACACTGGGTGAGCCAATGTTGGTCAATTTAGTAGTATTTCGTAAATCCAGTCCAAAAACTGAGTATCaaaaatgatagaaaattATACTGTAATAGACTCTGATGGTTTAcatgaaaaattataaacaacgGTAAATTAATGCTTTGCTCACaaatcaaagaaaataattaaatagtaAAAGTTTACatggaaaaatataatattcaTTCATTAAGTATTCATTAAGAAATCACGAAATCTTATGATGTTCAAATTAGATTCATGCCTCAGTCCCGGGTTTAGGTTACATTCTtgataaattgtaaaatttcattccatttggATTAACATTTCGCACCCCTGGAATGTAGAAGGTTACACCTCAAAACCGTTCAAATAATCACATAATTAATGGttataaattcaaataatctaaaatattttactattttgagGTGGTTATGCTTCGTGTTTTATCTATaactaataaataatttcatagAAACGTCATCTTTATAAATCGTTTAATTTACATAACTTgtattaaaacaaactttaagaCTAAATGACAGTcatgaaaaaatgaaaccatacaactaaaataaataacattgaGACAGTTCAATAAAATGACTTAGTACGTAGTATTTATGCTTCAACTTTAAACTTAACCTTTAACGCATGAAAGAGACccaaatgaataatttactaAGACTACTATATCTTTCACCGAAAACCCCCAAATAATTATCCATACCATTCCAATACAATTGTACCAAACCTTGCATTGTTGCTCCCTTTTGAGGTGCAAATTTCGACACTGACCTACAAACTGGAGCACCCAAACCCTTCCAGATTGCCCATAAACCTTCCCATCCCTCTTTCCAACCACAATTTCAGTCAACGACACCTTTGCCcgtgttacctttttttcacTCTCACCTTCGACTCATGCTCACCATGGCATCAATCATCGTCGTTCATGATGGAAGGGCCGGTGCATGTCGAGCGTTACGGTCGAGAAAATTATGTTGCCCAAGTGTACATTAACATTTCCCACTTTTATTGGTCGCAGTAGGTGCCACTTCCGTTTCAGCAACGGATTTGCACATGTTCGGGCACCGGACCACGACGGCTAAAGCGATCACTTCCTATTTAAATCGGAAGCAAAACACTTTTGTGTACTTTTGTTGGgtgatttaaaattgaaaacaccTTTCGCTAGTGCGCTCGATTGAAGCGTTGTATATGAAAATTTTCTTCGCAACAATGGGAAACTGTTTGACTTAGTTCATGGTGCGTGAGTAGGCAAACACCTCGAAGAAATGCAAAGCTGTTCAACCTTGGTGTGAGATCACTGGCCAATGCGAGGAAAGTAGGGCGCCAGTGTTGT
This Anopheles marshallii chromosome 3, idAnoMarsDA_429_01, whole genome shotgun sequence DNA region includes the following protein-coding sequences:
- the LOC128711332 gene encoding uncharacterized protein LOC128711332; protein product: MSSAKVILLIGVVMLFGLSGSVAQTSSTKDGSAAKDNVTEMPTVTESELTTERFNASRVLNAIRSEIERRRTERRERTLQRTQERREQILRTLDSLSERRREFELRRQEAVQDAEALKEARRQDMEARRVGRLPQRERERVNRARLDQLSEQTTPEENEIEDTIEGVGGSEEGSEVVQRVRNLLLIEEAGGNLRLIDLDTEEGQQYVLNGGVKRGQSGEITEMEQEAESDEGDKQKEGEDEAGKLKLKTGQI